One segment of Ricinus communis isolate WT05 ecotype wild-type chromosome 8, ASM1957865v1, whole genome shotgun sequence DNA contains the following:
- the LOC8275232 gene encoding uncharacterized protein LOC8275232 isoform X2 encodes MLNIDDPLDFESEDPLASTPAITQKRKKVIGLDDLLTDYYKEKSKVIERESKRAKSRKYYNSDEDDCGKEALLSRKINECQNQMRKMSAEEEISTWGVQVFGNEKTPPPLVFPELQSCSFLHSFMSNKLNSLVELTTEKGETFLAGLLVNGWLSKLVIRHGHVEESLAKWTFNLILYSSKEELRTSAHDFWCSILLPGNKVDKMPTRVEWSPSYSELKRALETYGFLFDFSSQTKSGNTDFSRRGPPENIRGWIKFADACCLVRSKQPIFSASDAEELVKVIIYLSLDRQLQGLLVLLYGCMQSAINYFTDEEWTTSCEEIARAIACRVPRDLNCLRALECISGVGTRSNHLRSAVAYQILLVCFDNKAADEEGILNLLMSINVKDKICDFFKMYIYLVLTENWLLSNPILEYKPVIYEMWGVYLRNCSSQITSTDLRPYASKVRTKASYLLHSSTRR; translated from the exons ATGCTGAACATAGACGATCCTCTTGATTTCGAATCTGAAGACCCACTTGCTAGTACTCCTGCTATTACCCAGAAAAG GAAGAAAGTTATTGGCTTGGATGATCTTTTGACTGATTACTATAAGGAGAAAAGCAAAGTGATTGAGCGAGAATCTAAACGAGCAAAATCTCGGAAATACTACAATTCTGATGAAGATGACTGTGGCAAAGAAGCTTTACTATCAAGAAAAATTAACGAATGCCAAAATCAA ATGAGAAAAATGAGCGCTGAAGAAGAGATCTCCACATGGGGTGTTCAGGTTTTCGGAAATGAG AAAACCCCACCACCTCTTGTTTTTCCTGAGCTCCAGAGTTGCTCATTTTTGCATTCTTTCATGAGCAATAAGCTCAACAGTTTGGTAGAACTCACCACGGAGAAAG GGGAAACTTTCCTTGCTGGATTATTGGTAAATGGCTGGCTTTCTAAGTTGGTTATTAGACACGGTCATGTAGAAGAATCGTTAGCCAAATGGACTTTTAATTTGA TATTATATTCATCAAAAGAAGAGTTAAGGACGTCTGCTCATGACTTCTGGTGCTCCATTCTTTTGCCTGGGAATAAG GTTGACAAGATGCCCACTAGAGTTGAGTGGTCTCCAAGCTACTCTGAGCTTAAAAGAGCTCTAGAAACATATGGATTTCTATTTGACTTTTCATCACAAACAAAATCAGGCAATACTg ATTTTAGTCGCAGAGGGCCACCTGAAAATATTAGAGGCTGGATTAAGTTTGCTGATGCTTGCTGTCTTGTCAG GAGTAAACAGCCTATTTTTTCAGCTTCAGATGCTGAAGAGTTAGTTAAAGTGATTATTTATCTATCTTTAGATCGCCAGCTTCAAGGTTTGCTGGTGCTGTTGTATGGATGCATGCAATCAGCTATTAATTACTTCACAGACGAGGAATGGACTACCAGCTGTGAAGAGATAGCAAGAGCTATTGCTTGCAG AGTCCCCAGGGATTTGAACTGCTTGCGAGCTCTGGAATGCATTTCAGGAGTTGGTACTCGTAGTAATCATCTAAGAAGTGCAGTTGCTTATCAGATTCTGCTTGTTTGTTTTGATAATAAG GCTGCTGATGAAGAAGGGATCCTGAACTTGCTCATGTCAATTAATGTGAAAGACAAAATCTGCGACTTTTTCAAGATGTACATTTACCTGGTTTTAACAGAGAATTGGCTCTTATCCAATCCAATTTTGGAATATAAGCCAGTGATCTATGAAATGTGGGGTGTATATCTACGAAACTGTTCTAGCCAAATTACCAGCACAGATTTGAGGCCTTATGCGTCGAAG GTTCGGACCAAGGCTTCATATCTTCTACATAGTTCCACCAGGAGATAA
- the LOC8275231 gene encoding protein NUCLEAR FUSION DEFECTIVE 4, with protein sequence MGEKWRFAVHVINGRWFSVFASFLIMAGAGATYLFGTYSKDIKATLGYDQQTLNLLGFFKDLGANVGVLSGLIAEVTPTWFVLLMGSAMNFTGYFMIWLTVTGRIAKPAVWQMCLYICIGANSQNFANTGALVTCVINFPESRGVMLGLLKGFVGLSGAIFTQLYLAIYGTDSKSLILLIAWLPAALSVVFVYTIRVMKPERQPNELKVFYNFLYVSIVLALFLLLISILEKQINFSREAYAASATVACLFLFVPLLIAVKEEWIQWNLKKEEAMKPPTELAIQKPKEVTALEQDEVVKPEVSKEKAERSCFLTIFDKPERGEDYTILQALLSIDMLILFAATLCGLGASLTAVDNLGQIGESLGYPTKTINTFVSLVSIWNYFGRVFAGFVSEGLLVKYKTPRPLMMTFVLLLACIGHLIIAFPFTNSVYLASVIMGFSFGAQLPLLFAIISELFGLKYYSTLFNCGQLASPIGSYILNVKVTGLLYDNEALKELHKKGLNRSSVKELVCLGVECYRKPFIILSCATFFGAIVSLILVIRTRKFYSGDIYKKFRERS encoded by the coding sequence atgggtgAGAAGTGGAGATTTGCAGTTCATGTGATAAATGGGAGATGGTTTTCGGTTTTTGCATCTTTCTTAATTATGGCTGGGGCTGGAGCAACTTATCTTTTTGGTACTTACTCCAAAGATATAAAGGCGACTCTTGGTTATGATCAGCAAACACTTAATCTTTTGGGCTTTTTCAAGGATCTTGGTGCTAATGTCGGTGTTCTTTCTGGCCTTATAGCTGAAGTAACACCAACATGGTTTGTGCTTTTGATGGGTTCTGCTATGAATTTTACTGGGTATTTCATGATTTGGCTAACTGTGACTGGCAGGATAGCTAAGCCTGCAGTTTGGCAAATGTGTCTCTATATTTGCATAGGAGCTAATTCTCAAAATTTTGCCAATACAGGAGCTCTTGTTACTTGTGTCATAAATTTCCCAGAAAGTAGAGGTGTGATGTTGGGTCTTTTGAAGGGTTTTGTTGGGCTAAGTGGTGCTATTTTTACACAACTTTACTTAGCCATCTATGGAACTGATTCCAAGTCTCTTATTCTTCTCATTGCTTGGCTACCTGCAGCTCTTTCTGTTGTTTTTGTATACACAATTAGAGTAATGAAGCCTGAGAGGCAGCCTAATGAGTTAAAAGTCTTCTACAATTTCCTTTATGTGTCAATTGTGCTGgctttgtttcttttgctCATTAGCATCCTTGAAAAACAGATCAATTTCTCTAGAGAAGCCTATGCTGCAAGTGCTACTGTTGCCTGTCTTTTCCTTTTCGTACCTCTTTTAATCGCAGTCAAAGAAGAATGGATCCAATGGAATCTCAAGAAAGAAGAAGCAATGAAGCCACCTACTGAATTAGCCATACAGAAGCCAAAGGAAGTTACAGCATTAGAACAAGATGAAGTAGTGAAGCCTGAagtatcaaaagaaaaagctgaAAGATCTTGCTTTCTTACCATATTTGACAAGCCAGAAAGAGGTGAGGACTACACAATTTTACAAGCACTTTTAAGCATTGATATGCTAATCTTGTTTgctgcaacattatgtgggcTTGGTGCAAGTTTAACAGCAGTAGATAACTTGGGTCAAATTGGTGAATCATTAGGATATCCAACTAAAACCATCAAtacttttgtttctttagtaAGCATATGGAATTACTTTGGAAGAGTATTTGCTGGATTTGTATCAGAAGGCTTATTAGTCAAGTACAAAACTCCTAGACCATTAATGATGACCTTCGTCCTCCTTCTAGCTTGCATAGGTCACCTTATCATCGCCTTCCCTTTCACTAATTCAGTCTATCTAGCTTCAgttattatggggttttcaTTTGGTGCACAATTACCTTTGCTTTTTGCCATAATCTCTGAGCTATTTGGCCTCAAGTACTACTCTACATTGTTCAATTGTGGACAATTGGCTAGTCCTATTGGATCATACATACTCAATGTGAAGGTTACTGGGTTGTTATATGACAACGAAGCATTGAAAGAGCTACACAAGAAGGGCTTGAATAGATCATCAGTGAAAGAATTGGTGTGCCTTGGAGTTGAATGTTATAGAAAgccatttataattttgtctTGCGCTACTTTCTTTGGTGCTATTGTTTCTCTGATTTTGGTGATTAGGACAAGAAAGTTTTACAGTGGTGACATATACAAGAAGTTCAGAGAAAGAAGCTGA
- the LOC8275232 gene encoding uncharacterized protein LOC8275232 isoform X1: MLNIDDPLDFESEDPLASTPAITQKSRKKVIGLDDLLTDYYKEKSKVIERESKRAKSRKYYNSDEDDCGKEALLSRKINECQNQMRKMSAEEEISTWGVQVFGNEKTPPPLVFPELQSCSFLHSFMSNKLNSLVELTTEKGETFLAGLLVNGWLSKLVIRHGHVEESLAKWTFNLILYSSKEELRTSAHDFWCSILLPGNKVDKMPTRVEWSPSYSELKRALETYGFLFDFSSQTKSGNTDFSRRGPPENIRGWIKFADACCLVRSKQPIFSASDAEELVKVIIYLSLDRQLQGLLVLLYGCMQSAINYFTDEEWTTSCEEIARAIACRVPRDLNCLRALECISGVGTRSNHLRSAVAYQILLVCFDNKAADEEGILNLLMSINVKDKICDFFKMYIYLVLTENWLLSNPILEYKPVIYEMWGVYLRNCSSQITSTDLRPYASKVRTKASYLLHSSTRR, from the exons ATGCTGAACATAGACGATCCTCTTGATTTCGAATCTGAAGACCCACTTGCTAGTACTCCTGCTATTACCCAGAAAAG TAGGAAGAAAGTTATTGGCTTGGATGATCTTTTGACTGATTACTATAAGGAGAAAAGCAAAGTGATTGAGCGAGAATCTAAACGAGCAAAATCTCGGAAATACTACAATTCTGATGAAGATGACTGTGGCAAAGAAGCTTTACTATCAAGAAAAATTAACGAATGCCAAAATCAA ATGAGAAAAATGAGCGCTGAAGAAGAGATCTCCACATGGGGTGTTCAGGTTTTCGGAAATGAG AAAACCCCACCACCTCTTGTTTTTCCTGAGCTCCAGAGTTGCTCATTTTTGCATTCTTTCATGAGCAATAAGCTCAACAGTTTGGTAGAACTCACCACGGAGAAAG GGGAAACTTTCCTTGCTGGATTATTGGTAAATGGCTGGCTTTCTAAGTTGGTTATTAGACACGGTCATGTAGAAGAATCGTTAGCCAAATGGACTTTTAATTTGA TATTATATTCATCAAAAGAAGAGTTAAGGACGTCTGCTCATGACTTCTGGTGCTCCATTCTTTTGCCTGGGAATAAG GTTGACAAGATGCCCACTAGAGTTGAGTGGTCTCCAAGCTACTCTGAGCTTAAAAGAGCTCTAGAAACATATGGATTTCTATTTGACTTTTCATCACAAACAAAATCAGGCAATACTg ATTTTAGTCGCAGAGGGCCACCTGAAAATATTAGAGGCTGGATTAAGTTTGCTGATGCTTGCTGTCTTGTCAG GAGTAAACAGCCTATTTTTTCAGCTTCAGATGCTGAAGAGTTAGTTAAAGTGATTATTTATCTATCTTTAGATCGCCAGCTTCAAGGTTTGCTGGTGCTGTTGTATGGATGCATGCAATCAGCTATTAATTACTTCACAGACGAGGAATGGACTACCAGCTGTGAAGAGATAGCAAGAGCTATTGCTTGCAG AGTCCCCAGGGATTTGAACTGCTTGCGAGCTCTGGAATGCATTTCAGGAGTTGGTACTCGTAGTAATCATCTAAGAAGTGCAGTTGCTTATCAGATTCTGCTTGTTTGTTTTGATAATAAG GCTGCTGATGAAGAAGGGATCCTGAACTTGCTCATGTCAATTAATGTGAAAGACAAAATCTGCGACTTTTTCAAGATGTACATTTACCTGGTTTTAACAGAGAATTGGCTCTTATCCAATCCAATTTTGGAATATAAGCCAGTGATCTATGAAATGTGGGGTGTATATCTACGAAACTGTTCTAGCCAAATTACCAGCACAGATTTGAGGCCTTATGCGTCGAAG GTTCGGACCAAGGCTTCATATCTTCTACATAGTTCCACCAGGAGATAA
- the LOC8275233 gene encoding SHUGOSHIN 1, with amino-acid sequence MKGERVAKRSSFGSIVRKRLSDITNSQSQTKLVNIEEKQPPISDPTEGLINQLLKEKATLMKLVEEKDKIIALSNNQMRSLRLHYQKLQMQNWNLAQSNSQMLAEINLGREKLKSLQHELICKDALLKAKNLELEGKTDITSQNNGSQEAEKNAVGECLYKASNGSKPGNHRIRRRVARSQSMGPSTTSSRQDAEKEKLENKRRCLRRQSARFKSQEREPSENLFEIEDVTLSITQQLDNPVEEDAQTLPESSVIKEEETCDSRTEAQVPQRSSLGRPVRRAAGKVQSYKEAPINVKLRRKD; translated from the exons ATGAAAGGTGAAAGAGTAGCAAAAAGATCATCATTTGGAAGCATTGTAAGGAAAAGACTTTCTGATATTACTAATTCTCAGTCACAAACAAAATTAGTTAACATTGAGGAAAAGCAGCCTCCAATTTCTGATCCTACAGAAGGCTTGATTAATCAGCTGCTCAAG GAAAAGGCGACATTAATGAAACTTGTTGAGGAGAAAGA TAAAATTATAGCATTGAGTAATAATCAAATGAGGAGTCTGCGGTTGCATTATCAGAAGCTGCAGATGCAGAACTGGAATCTTGCTCAATCAAACAGCCAGATGTTAGCA GAGATTAATTTAGGAAGAGAAAAG TTGAAATCACTACAACATGAACTTATATGCAAAGATGCCTTGCTCAAAGCAAAGAATTTGGAATTAGAG GGAAAAACAGATATCACCAGTCAAAACAATGGCTCGCAG GAAGCGGAGAAGAATGCTGTAGGAGAATGCTTATATAAAGCTAGTAATGGCAGCAAACCTGGCAATCATCGCATCAGAAGGCGTGTAGCAAGAAGCCAAT CTATGGGCCCTTCTACTACATCTAGTAGACAAGATGCAGAAAAAGAGAAGCTTGAAAACAAAAG ACGGTGTCTGAGAAGGCAGTCTGCTAGGTTCAAATCACAGGAAAGAGAGCCTAGTGAGAACTTGTTTGAGATTGAAGATGTCACATTATCAATCACTCAGCAACTTGATAATCCAGTTGAAGAAGATGCTCAAACTCTGCCAGAGTCATCTGTTATCAAGGAAGAAGAAACATGTGACTCAAGAACTGAAGCACAAGTACCACAAAGATCTTCACTAGGAAGACCAGTACGTCGAGCCGCTGGGAAGGTGCAATCATACAAAGAAGCTCCTATCAATGTCAAATTGCGCAGGAAGGATTGA